In one window of Leptolyngbyaceae cyanobacterium DNA:
- a CDS encoding valine--tRNA ligase, which yields MTSTLPPQYDPTNTEAKWQKFWEEKEIFKADPAKGGESYSMVIPPPNVTGSLHMGHALGQTIMDIVVRYHRMTGRNTLWIPGTDHASIAVHVMLERELEKEKVTRQDLGREKFLERAWQWKENSGGSIVYQIRRLGLSVDWSRERFTLDEGLSNAVAEAFVRLYDEGLIYRGNYLVNWCPATQSAVSDLEVDDKEVNGNLWHFRYPLSDNSGYLEVATTRPETMLGDTAVAVNPNDNRYKHLIGKTVTLPIMNREIPIIGDELVEMEFGTGCVKVTPAHDPNDFEMGKRHNLPFINIMNKNGSLNENAGPFVGQDRFLARKNVVQRLEDDGFLVKIEDYKHTVPYSDRGKVAIEPLLSTQWFVKIRPMADKALEFLDEKNSPEFVPHRWTKVYRDWLVKLKDWCISRQLWWGHQIPAWYAVSETNGEITDSTPFVVARTEAEAKEKAIAQFGENVKLEQDPDVLDTWFSSGLWPFSTLGWPENTRDLEFYYPTSTLVTGFDIIFFWVARMTMMAGYFTDQMPFKDVYIHGLVLDENGEKMAKTKGNGIDPLDLISKYGTDALRYTLVKQVAGAGQDIRMEGYNRKTGESLAVEASRNFTNKLWNASRFAMMNLEEQTPQQLGEVATENLELSDRWILSRYNQVVQQTGKYIESYSLGEAAKSLYDFFWGDFCDWYIELVKSRLQKDSDASSKKVAQQTIAFVLEGTLKLLHPFMPHITEEIWHTLTQSGEDKSLALQAFPKADTTLINPELEQDFDLLINTIRTLRNLRAEVDIKPGAKVTAILQSESDRERQILTSGESYIQTLAKVENLTITPILDGEIGQNMAGVVGTVQVLIPLAGIVDVAALSAKLQKKLTKIEAEIKSISGRLSNPNFVDKAAPEVVQAARDALAEAQKQAEILRERLKQLG from the coding sequence ATGACTTCAACCCTCCCCCCCCAATACGACCCCACCAATACCGAAGCCAAATGGCAAAAATTTTGGGAAGAAAAAGAAATCTTTAAAGCTGACCCAGCAAAAGGCGGCGAATCCTACAGCATGGTCATTCCGCCACCCAACGTGACTGGTAGCTTGCACATGGGTCATGCCTTGGGACAAACAATTATGGATATCGTCGTCCGCTATCATCGGATGACTGGACGCAATACTCTCTGGATACCGGGAACTGACCACGCCAGTATCGCCGTTCACGTCATGTTGGAACGGGAACTGGAAAAAGAAAAGGTAACTCGCCAAGATTTAGGTCGTGAGAAGTTCCTAGAACGCGCTTGGCAATGGAAAGAAAATTCTGGCGGTTCAATTGTATATCAAATCAGGCGTTTGGGCTTATCTGTGGATTGGTCGCGGGAACGCTTTACGCTGGATGAAGGTTTATCGAATGCGGTAGCGGAAGCTTTTGTACGACTTTACGATGAAGGATTGATTTATCGCGGTAATTATTTGGTAAATTGGTGTCCGGCTACTCAATCTGCGGTTTCGGATTTGGAAGTGGATGATAAGGAAGTTAACGGGAATTTGTGGCATTTCCGTTATCCGCTTTCTGATAATTCTGGTTATTTGGAAGTGGCAACTACTCGACCGGAAACGATGTTGGGTGATACGGCAGTGGCGGTTAATCCTAATGATAATCGCTACAAACATTTAATTGGTAAAACGGTGACTTTGCCAATTATGAATCGGGAAATTCCGATTATTGGCGATGAGTTGGTGGAGATGGAGTTTGGTACTGGTTGTGTGAAGGTGACGCCAGCGCATGACCCGAACGATTTTGAAATGGGTAAGCGGCATAATTTGCCGTTTATCAATATTATGAATAAGAATGGCTCGCTGAATGAAAATGCAGGGCCGTTTGTTGGGCAAGACCGTTTTTTGGCGCGGAAAAATGTGGTGCAACGGTTAGAAGATGATGGATTTTTGGTGAAGATTGAGGATTATAAGCATACTGTACCTTATAGCGATCGCGGTAAAGTTGCGATCGAACCTCTCCTCTCTACTCAATGGTTTGTCAAAATTCGTCCGATGGCTGACAAAGCGCTAGAATTCTTGGATGAGAAAAACTCGCCGGAATTTGTTCCTCATCGTTGGACTAAAGTTTATCGCGATTGGTTAGTCAAATTAAAGGATTGGTGTATTTCTCGTCAGTTGTGGTGGGGTCATCAAATCCCCGCTTGGTATGCTGTCAGCGAAACTAATGGCGAAATAACTGATAGTACGCCGTTTGTGGTAGCGCGAACTGAGGCGGAAGCAAAAGAAAAAGCTATTGCACAATTTGGCGAAAATGTCAAGTTAGAGCAAGATCCAGATGTATTGGATACTTGGTTTTCTTCTGGATTGTGGCCTTTTTCTACATTAGGTTGGCCGGAAAATACAAGGGATTTGGAATTTTACTATCCAACTTCTACCCTAGTTACTGGTTTTGACATTATCTTTTTCTGGGTAGCTAGAATGACGATGATGGCTGGATATTTTACGGATCAAATGCCGTTTAAAGATGTTTACATTCACGGTTTAGTGTTGGATGAAAACGGCGAAAAAATGGCAAAAACAAAAGGTAATGGCATTGACCCGTTAGACTTAATTAGTAAGTACGGCACTGATGCTTTACGCTATACTTTGGTGAAGCAAGTAGCAGGTGCGGGTCAAGATATCCGCATGGAAGGATACAACCGCAAAACAGGCGAATCTTTAGCGGTGGAAGCTTCGCGTAATTTCACTAATAAATTGTGGAATGCTTCCCGTTTTGCGATGATGAATTTGGAGGAACAAACACCGCAGCAATTAGGCGAAGTAGCCACAGAAAATCTAGAATTATCAGACAGATGGATTCTCTCCCGATATAATCAGGTCGTGCAACAAACTGGCAAGTATATCGAGAGTTACAGTTTGGGAGAAGCTGCCAAAAGTTTGTACGATTTCTTCTGGGGTGATTTCTGCGATTGGTATATCGAATTAGTGAAGTCTCGCCTGCAAAAAGATAGCGATGCTAGTTCTAAAAAGGTCGCCCAACAAACTATTGCTTTCGTGTTGGAAGGAACTTTGAAATTACTGCATCCTTTCATGCCCCATATTACTGAGGAAATTTGGCATACTCTTACCCAATCTGGCGAGGATAAATCATTGGCGTTGCAAGCTTTTCCAAAAGCAGATACAACGCTAATTAATCCCGAATTAGAGCAAGATTTCGATTTGCTAATTAACACAATTCGCACTTTGCGAAATCTCCGCGCCGAAGTGGATATTAAACCAGGTGCGAAAGTAACGGCAATCTTGCAAAGTGAAAGCGATAGAGAACGGCAAATCCTGACATCTGGCGAGAGTTATATTCAAACCTTGGCTAAGGTGGAAAATCTGACCATTACTCCTATTTTGGATGGAGAAATTGGCCAGAATATGGCGGGTGTCGTCGGTACCGTGCAAGTTTTAATTCCGCTAGCTGGTATCGTAGATGTAGCTGCTTTAAGCGCCAAATTGCAGAAAAAGTTAACTAAAATAGAAGCGGAAATTAAATCTATTTCTGGGCGTTTAAGCAATCCTAATTTTGTGGATAAAGCTGCGCCGGAAGTGGTGCAAGCTGCTAGGGATGCGTTGGCGGAAGCACAGAAGCAAGCGGAGATTCTGCGCGAAAGATTGAAGCAACTAGGATAA
- a CDS encoding DUF2281 domain-containing protein encodes MKIEAAILKNVEKLPESVKQAVLDYTEFLVNRYEKEASKTEKAAKRGGLGTWKGKIWMADDFDEPLEDLKEYM; translated from the coding sequence ATGAAGATAGAAGCTGCTATCTTGAAAAATGTTGAAAAATTGCCTGAATCTGTCAAACAGGCAGTCCTTGACTATACAGAATTTCTTGTAAACCGATATGAAAAGGAGGCTTCTAAAACAGAAAAAGCTGCCAAGCGAGGCGGGCTGGGAACATGGAAAGGTAAAATTTGGATGGCAGATGATTTTGATGAACCTCTCGAAGATTTAAAGGAATATATGTAA
- a CDS encoding adenylate/guanylate cyclase domain-containing protein: MIGSRSHLPSIARTATVIDVVPYIKTQSVHQMAQALNGEVNGIEGALPGKELTAYQILPEISADAHTVDAGIGEETEETAQSVCEMAQGIMLEPVAIDTPITLEEQPLHQVCAHLSQEINVMDIAPESDEQSDGGVVEANVIDITPQTESNEGYKISPQDLRAGNTIDVISTSESVDEQTDFWGEDSSSERNQPTASNIFYQVESSIWEEDDQNDRKSNRETKIVDRIEQVDRVEDKTIDVTPIEETHKTYKIAREDVQVGQAIDIQPTMAHQPVQRAVEAQVASNTTIDVTPVNDNPLANQTNNHQSQRSGELVKSEGNFSTFLAPLNKDSFKRVVTDVEDKLKVVNQTLTMLTHSEGFDAILQDMLNAITLKTGELLNADRTTIYLVDEEKNELWSIVAKDEKGQSLEIRFPATQGIAGEVATFRKSIKIPYDFYNDPRSAFAQMQDKRNGYRTYTMLVLPLLNDNDELVAVVQLINKLKTPGEIANTNSLAERIDWNGFTEEDERVFEEFAPSIRLILESSKSFYVATQRQRAADALIKANQALSQSSLDLEDTLKRVMDEAKKLMNADRSTLWLIDHDRNELWTKIPIGGVLKEIRIPRTAGFAGLVAETGEPLMIPFDLYDDPRSETSKQTDQKLGYRTCSMLCMPVFNADGNLIGVTQLINKKKQGEHPPYDANEWPKAPECWRSSFNRTDLEFMQIFNIQAGVALQNAKLFAEVKRQQQMQRDILRSLSNGVISTDKAGNVIAANESAKKLLGFCEDDKLEGKPVYELVRIKGKEETDEDKFAQWFKTALNSAEEKKRQQYYPDQLLESADSQQHTVNLSINAIADAIDSTKVDGVLVVMDDISDEKRLKSTMYRYMTQEVAEKLLESGETKLGGNRKQVTVLFSDIRSYTTLTESMQAEEVVQMLNEYFESMVDAVFRYKGTLDKYIGDAIMAVFGAFVPLEDHAWMAAQTAVEMRHRLSAFNEKRRLDSKQEIKIGIGINSDEVISGNIGSSQRMELTSIGDGVNLGSRLEGASKQYGCDIVISENTFRLCGEHRIWHRELDYIRVKGKTQPVSIFELVGLQGEVIPDQKKKVIEIYHLGRKYYLEKKFRQAMNEFATILEDMNIADKAASLYLKRCQYWLDNPEAVESEWDDGVWTLTDK; the protein is encoded by the coding sequence ATGATCGGATCACGTTCGCATCTGCCATCTATTGCACGAACTGCTACTGTAATTGATGTCGTGCCGTACATTAAAACACAGTCCGTGCATCAAATGGCTCAAGCGCTCAATGGTGAGGTGAATGGAATTGAGGGAGCGCTACCGGGAAAAGAGCTAACAGCATATCAAATATTACCGGAAATTTCTGCTGATGCTCATACAGTCGATGCAGGTATCGGAGAAGAAACCGAGGAAACGGCGCAGTCGGTGTGTGAAATGGCACAAGGCATCATGCTGGAACCAGTGGCGATCGATACGCCGATTACCTTGGAAGAACAGCCTTTGCATCAAGTCTGCGCTCATCTTAGCCAAGAAATTAATGTAATGGATATCGCTCCCGAATCAGATGAGCAATCTGACGGGGGAGTAGTTGAAGCTAATGTAATTGATATCACTCCCCAAACCGAATCTAATGAAGGGTATAAAATATCGCCACAAGATTTAAGAGCCGGAAATACGATCGATGTCATCAGTACCTCAGAAAGTGTAGATGAACAGACAGATTTTTGGGGAGAAGATAGTTCGAGCGAACGAAATCAACCCACTGCAAGTAATATTTTTTATCAAGTAGAATCGAGCATCTGGGAAGAAGACGACCAAAACGATCGAAAATCAAACCGAGAAACTAAGATCGTCGATCGGATAGAACAAGTAGATCGGGTAGAAGATAAGACGATCGATGTCACGCCGATTGAAGAAACCCATAAAACGTATAAAATAGCACGAGAAGATGTCCAAGTCGGACAAGCGATCGACATCCAGCCGACAATGGCACATCAGCCTGTGCAAAGAGCGGTAGAAGCACAAGTTGCCAGTAATACGACAATTGATGTCACGCCAGTTAATGATAATCCGTTAGCTAATCAAACAAATAATCATCAATCCCAACGGAGTGGCGAGTTAGTTAAGAGTGAAGGTAATTTTTCCACATTTCTAGCACCCCTCAACAAAGATTCCTTCAAAAGAGTCGTTACTGATGTAGAAGACAAACTAAAAGTAGTCAATCAAACCCTCACTATGCTGACTCACAGCGAGGGTTTTGACGCGATATTGCAAGATATGTTGAATGCAATTACCTTGAAAACAGGGGAATTGCTCAATGCCGATCGCACGACTATTTACTTAGTAGATGAAGAGAAAAACGAACTGTGGTCAATAGTTGCCAAAGATGAAAAAGGGCAATCTTTAGAAATTCGTTTTCCCGCCACCCAAGGAATAGCAGGGGAAGTAGCCACTTTCCGCAAATCTATCAAAATTCCTTACGATTTCTATAACGATCCCCGCTCTGCCTTTGCTCAAATGCAAGACAAAAGAAATGGATACCGCACCTATACAATGCTGGTTTTACCATTATTAAATGACAACGATGAATTAGTAGCAGTTGTTCAATTAATCAATAAATTAAAAACACCAGGCGAAATAGCTAACACTAATTCATTGGCAGAACGCATTGACTGGAATGGTTTTACAGAAGAAGACGAAAGAGTATTTGAAGAATTCGCTCCTTCCATTCGCTTAATTCTCGAAAGCTCTAAATCATTCTACGTAGCTACCCAGAGACAAAGAGCAGCAGATGCCTTAATTAAAGCGAACCAAGCCCTCAGTCAGAGCAGTTTAGACTTAGAAGACACCCTGAAGCGGGTGATGGATGAAGCTAAGAAATTAATGAATGCCGATCGCAGTACCCTTTGGCTAATCGACCACGATCGCAACGAATTGTGGACTAAAATACCGATTGGTGGTGTATTAAAAGAAATTCGCATTCCCAGAACCGCTGGATTTGCGGGATTAGTTGCCGAAACAGGGGAACCGTTGATGATTCCCTTCGATTTATACGACGATCCTCGTTCGGAAACTTCCAAACAAACCGACCAAAAATTAGGTTATCGCACTTGCAGTATGTTGTGTATGCCTGTGTTTAATGCTGATGGCAATTTGATAGGCGTAACTCAATTAATTAATAAGAAAAAACAGGGAGAACATCCTCCCTACGATGCTAATGAATGGCCAAAAGCACCAGAATGTTGGCGATCGAGTTTTAATCGCACTGACTTAGAATTCATGCAAATTTTCAACATTCAAGCTGGAGTAGCTTTGCAAAATGCCAAATTATTTGCTGAAGTGAAACGCCAACAACAAATGCAGCGAGATATTCTTCGCAGCTTGTCAAATGGAGTTATTTCTACAGATAAAGCTGGTAACGTAATTGCTGCGAATGAAAGTGCGAAGAAATTACTCGGCTTTTGCGAGGACGATAAATTAGAAGGCAAACCAGTTTATGAATTAGTCAGAATCAAAGGCAAAGAAGAAACAGATGAAGATAAATTTGCCCAATGGTTCAAAACAGCTTTAAATTCAGCAGAAGAGAAAAAGCGCCAGCAATATTACCCGGATCAACTCCTAGAATCTGCTGATAGCCAACAACACACTGTCAATCTTTCTATTAATGCGATCGCAGATGCGATCGACTCGACAAAGGTTGACGGCGTTTTAGTAGTAATGGATGATATCAGCGATGAAAAACGCCTCAAGAGTACCATGTATCGTTACATGACTCAAGAAGTAGCCGAAAAACTACTCGAAAGTGGCGAAACCAAACTAGGAGGAAATCGCAAACAAGTAACGGTACTGTTCTCAGATATTCGCAGCTACACCACTTTAACAGAAAGTATGCAGGCAGAAGAAGTGGTGCAAATGCTCAACGAATATTTCGAGTCAATGGTAGATGCAGTCTTCCGCTACAAAGGCACCTTAGATAAATACATCGGTGATGCGATCATGGCAGTATTTGGTGCTTTCGTACCATTAGAAGACCACGCTTGGATGGCAGCACAAACCGCAGTGGAAATGCGTCATCGTTTATCTGCATTTAACGAAAAGCGTCGCCTAGACAGCAAGCAAGAAATCAAAATCGGTATTGGTATAAACTCCGATGAAGTAATTAGCGGAAATATCGGTTCTTCGCAACGGATGGAACTAACTTCCATCGGTGATGGTGTTAACTTGGGTTCCCGTTTAGAAGGTGCTAGCAAACAATACGGTTGCGATATCGTGATTAGCGAAAACACCTTCAGGCTATGCGGAGAACATCGCATTTGGCATCGAGAACTTGACTACATCCGCGTAAAAGGAAAAACTCAACCAGTATCAATTTTCGAGTTAGTCGGTTTGCAGGGTGAAGTAATTCCCGATCAGAAAAAGAAAGTGATCGAGATCTATCATTTAGGACGCAAGTATTATCTCGAAAAGAAATTCCGCCAAGCGATGAACGAATTTGCGACAATTCTGGAAGATATGAATATTGCCGATAAAGCAGCTTCTCTATATCTGAAACGCTGTCAATATTGGCTAGATAATCCAGAAGCTGTCGAATCAGAATGGGATGATGGCGTGTGGACTCTCACTGATAAATAA